The Campylobacter sp. CN_NE2 genome contains a region encoding:
- a CDS encoding RNA-binding S4 domain-containing protein: MRVDKFLNSVNITKRRAVSEDMCKSGVVYINGVLAKASKMLKIGDVITIKFLEKDKSYQVLSFPTTKNTPKSEQEKYVKEVRICP; this comes from the coding sequence ATGAGAGTAGATAAATTTTTAAATTCAGTAAATATCACAAAACGCAGAGCCGTCAGCGAAGATATGTGTAAAAGTGGCGTTGTCTATATAAACGGCGTTTTAGCAAAAGCTAGTAAAATGCTTAAAATCGGCGATGTCATCACAATAAAATTTTTAGAAAAAGATAAAAGTTATCAAGTTTTGAGCTTTCCGACTACAAAAAACACGCCAAAAAGTGAGCAAGAAAAATATGTCAAAGAAGTTCGAATTTGTCCTTAG
- the tsaE gene encoding tRNA (adenosine(37)-N6)-threonylcarbamoyltransferase complex ATPase subunit type 1 TsaE — MSKKFEFVLSLSEISQIAEILPKKGIILLMGDLASGKTTLVKTIAKFHGIDEKIVNSPTFSIMQKYGQIYHYDIYNDGSSGLLKNGLFENFFEEGLHIVEWADENLIELLKKYLLDFCIVKIEINGNKRKYEVNNAYTRS; from the coding sequence ATGTCAAAGAAGTTCGAATTTGTCCTTAGCCTTAGCGAAATTTCGCAAATCGCAGAAATTTTGCCAAAAAAAGGGATAATACTGCTTATGGGCGATTTAGCTAGTGGCAAAACAACGCTAGTTAAGACAATCGCCAAATTTCACGGCATAGACGAAAAAATCGTAAATTCGCCGACATTTTCGATTATGCAAAAATATGGGCAAATTTATCATTATGACATTTACAATGACGGCTCGTCAGGACTACTTAAAAACGGTCTTTTTGAGAATTTTTTTGAAGAGGGGCTTCATATCGTCGAGTGGGCAGATGAAAATTTAATCGAGCTGTTAAAAAAATATTTGCTTGATTTTTGTATCGTAAAAATCGAAATCAACGGCAACAAACGCAAATACGAGGTAAATAATGCATATACTAGAAGTTAA
- the hisD gene encoding histidinol dehydrogenase: protein MKILKSNEADFKAEFKKLVNRSDIDMKSVMPIVTGIIDDIKARGDEALNEQIAKFDKWEVQGNLAITQDEMKKAFDELSNELKNALQVAYDRIFAYHEKQLEKSWIEFGKFGEMLGQKITPVDRAGLYVPGGKAAYPSSLLMNAIPAIVAGVSDITVCTPAVGGAVNSLLLAAMHVLKIKKAYKVGGASAVAAMAYGTETIEKVDVITGPGNIFVATAKKLVFGDVNIDMIAGPSEVGVLADGSADAYHTAVDLLSQAEHDEIASSIMVTSDEAFANAVKDEIYKILPTLERESIARKSIDDKAAIIIAKNFDEAIDLMNDLAVEHLEIATDNAYEILPRIKHAGAIFLGHYTPEALGDYLAGPNHTLPTGGSARFFSPLGVYHFIKRSSIIAMNKKSVDELGAACMALAEAEGLTAHKKSVEIRYKK from the coding sequence ATGAAAATTTTAAAATCAAACGAAGCGGATTTTAAAGCCGAATTTAAAAAGCTTGTCAATCGCTCCGATATAGATATGAAAAGCGTTATGCCGATAGTTACGGGCATAATAGATGATATAAAAGCTAGGGGCGATGAAGCCTTAAACGAGCAAATCGCCAAATTTGACAAATGGGAAGTGCAGGGCAATCTCGCTATCACGCAAGACGAGATGAAAAAGGCTTTTGATGAGCTCTCAAACGAGCTAAAAAATGCCTTACAAGTGGCGTATGATCGCATTTTTGCCTACCACGAAAAACAGCTTGAAAAAAGCTGGATCGAATTTGGCAAATTTGGCGAAATGCTAGGGCAAAAAATCACTCCTGTCGATCGTGCGGGGCTGTATGTGCCGGGCGGAAAGGCGGCGTATCCAAGTTCGCTTTTGATGAACGCAATCCCCGCAATCGTCGCAGGTGTGAGTGATATAACCGTCTGCACACCTGCTGTGGGCGGTGCTGTAAATTCGCTACTTCTTGCTGCCATGCATGTGCTAAAAATCAAAAAAGCCTACAAAGTAGGGGGCGCAAGTGCCGTCGCCGCGATGGCGTATGGCACGGAAACGATAGAAAAAGTCGATGTCATAACAGGTCCCGGAAATATTTTCGTAGCGACTGCTAAAAAGCTAGTTTTTGGCGATGTAAATATCGATATGATCGCAGGTCCTAGCGAAGTGGGCGTCCTAGCCGACGGCTCGGCAGACGCCTACCACACGGCTGTTGATTTGCTTAGCCAAGCCGAACACGACGAAATCGCAAGTAGCATAATGGTTACAAGCGATGAAGCGTTCGCAAACGCCGTGAAAGATGAAATTTATAAAATTTTGCCTACATTAGAGCGCGAGAGTATCGCTAGAAAGAGCATTGACGATAAAGCGGCGATTATCATCGCTAAAAATTTTGACGAAGCGATAGATTTGATGAACGATCTAGCCGTCGAACACCTTGAAATCGCCACCGACAATGCCTATGAGATACTACCACGCATAAAACACGCAGGGGCGATTTTCTTAGGACACTATACGCCGGAAGCTTTGGGGGATTATTTAGCTGGACCAAATCACACTTTGCCGACTGGTGGCAGTGCGAGATTTTTCTCGCCGCTTGGGGTTTATCACTTTATCAAACGAAGTTCTATCATAGCGATGAATAAAAAAAGTGTCGATGAACTGGGCGCAGCTTGTATGGCATTAGCCGAAGCAGAGGGCTTAACGGCGCATAAAAAGTCGGTTGAAATAAGATATAAGAAGTAA
- the lptB gene encoding LPS export ABC transporter ATP-binding protein, whose translation MHILEVKNLTKTIKKTQIIKGVSLEVQNGEVVGLLGPNGAGKTTTFYMICGLISSTSGAIFLDFKDISNVPLHKRAKLGIGYLPQESSIFKDLSVEENLMLAAEITYKDKKTAAEKVDEMLNLLNIEPIRERKGVSLSGGERRRCEIARSLMITPKFLLLDEPFAGVDPIAVSDIQNIVRSLKELDIGILITDHNVRETLAICDRAYVIKDGELLTSGTAKQVANDENVRKYYLGDNFKFDSEL comes from the coding sequence ATGCATATACTAGAAGTTAAAAATTTAACAAAAACGATAAAAAAAACGCAAATCATAAAAGGCGTTTCGCTCGAAGTGCAAAACGGCGAAGTCGTGGGCTTGCTAGGACCAAATGGCGCAGGAAAAACAACGACATTTTATATGATTTGTGGGCTTATTTCTAGCACGAGCGGTGCGATTTTTCTTGATTTTAAGGACATTAGCAATGTCCCGCTTCACAAACGCGCCAAACTTGGCATTGGTTACCTGCCGCAAGAAAGTAGCATTTTTAAGGATTTAAGCGTAGAAGAAAATTTAATGCTTGCCGCTGAAATCACCTATAAAGACAAAAAAACAGCTGCCGAGAAAGTCGATGAAATGCTAAATTTGCTAAATATCGAGCCAATAAGGGAGCGAAAAGGCGTGAGCCTAAGCGGTGGCGAGAGAAGGCGTTGCGAAATCGCGCGAAGTCTAATGATAACGCCGAAATTTTTATTACTTGATGAGCCGTTTGCGGGGGTCGATCCTATCGCAGTTAGCGACATACAAAACATCGTGCGAAGCCTAAAAGAGCTTGACATCGGGATTTTGATAACCGACCACAATGTCCGCGAAACTTTGGCGATTTGCGATAGAGCTTATGTCATAAAAGACGGCGAGTTGCTCACTAGCGGCACAGCCAAACAGGTCGCAAACGATGAAAATGTGCGAAAATACTATCTTGGTGATAATTTTAAATTTGATAGCGAATTGTAA